Part of the Alphaproteobacteria bacterium genome, AGCTAGTGGATTTAAATCAAAAGGCGCGTGCAGATGCAGGCAATGCAATTGATCAATATCTTTTGGGCAAATCAGCTCTTCGTGCTGGAAATGTTCAAAAAGCAGAATATTATTTTGCGATATTGGCCAATCAGCAGATTGCAAAGGCTGAGTATCAGCTAGGCCTTATCTATAAAGAAATATATAAAGATTCAGCTGGTGCTTTATGTTGCTTTAAAAGAGCAGCTCAAAAAGGCTATGCAAAAGCTCAATTTACAATGGGGATGCTGGTTAAGGAAGCAAAGCCGACACATGCCTTTGTTTACTTCAAAGCTGCTGCGGATCAAAGCCATGCTCTGGCGCAGTTTTACACGGCTCTTTGTTTTAAATATGGCAGAGGTGTTGTCGCAGATAAAGAGGCCGCTGCTTTTTATTCTAATAAGGTTGCTTGCGAAGGATTCAAAGAAAAGAGTATCTTTGTAAAGGTTTGTGAGGTTTTGGCAAAATCAAACATGAATCTCATGCAAGCGATGGAAGCTGAAACAGATCTTTGGCATGCTGTGTAAAATCAAATACTAAATTAAATTTTCGAAAACATAAATTTAACAGTTCGCTTTACACGGAGCCGTCATCCTGAGCCGAGCGTCTTGTCCACCGAAGCACGTAGTGCGCAGGGGGAAGCGAAGGCGTGAGGATCCAGTTGAATGATAAACAGCGAAAGTATCAATGATTGTTCTTGGTGATACTTTCCTGGATCCTCACGGCCCAACTTCCTTCGCACTACGTGCTTCGGCATCTGAGCCTCAGGATGACGGCACTACCTCACACTTGTAAGATTTTTTTAGCTAAGATTGCTCGTTCATTAGATTCAGTCATTAGGCCATCTCTTCATCATTGAACTTCTTAAAAAAAGAGCCTATGATGCGGGTGTAATAGAATAAAAAAGCCCTCATCAGAATTGCACCATGACCATTGAACAACCACTTCAAGCCGCCAAAGTCAGAACCTTTACA contains:
- a CDS encoding sel1 repeat family protein — encoded protein: MSDLGRAVLGSYAMVEDVRQFMNSVSSEKVECASLELVDLNQKARADAGNAIDQYLLGKSALRAGNVQKAEYYFAILANQQIAKAEYQLGLIYKEIYKDSAGALCCFKRAAQKGYAKAQFTMGMLVKEAKPTHAFVYFKAAADQSHALAQFYTALCFKYGRGVVADKEAAAFYSNKVACEGFKEKSIFVKVCEVLAKSNMNLMQAMEAETDLWHAV